From Verrucomicrobiia bacterium, the proteins below share one genomic window:
- a CDS encoding ribulose-bisphosphate carboxylase large subunit family protein — protein sequence MSPESIIARYRIETCLPLEQVAETIAGEQSSGTFLPVPGETEELKARARARVLRIEPLESVPEPSLPGGCRPSGGAGPAGYRRAVLTLEFPIGNLGPNLPTLLATVCGNLYELSDHSGCKLLDLELPPSFGAKYPGPAFSIAGTRRLAGVEGRPILGTIVKPSVGLTADQTASLVRQLGEAGIDFIKDDELQADGPQCPLRDRVHAVMRVIRELADRTGRKLMYAFNITDDLDAMFRHQEAVQSAGGTCVMVSLHSVGLPGLLELRRRTALPIHGHRNGWGLYSRHPLLGVEFPAWQKLWRLVGVDHLHVNGLRNKFWEPDDSVVRSLVACRTPMFRPDDTAVPVISSGQWGGQAPETYRRSGTTDLMYLAGGGIMAHPMGPAAGLRALRQAWEAAVQGVDLVAHAAAHPELAASLVAFGGRG from the coding sequence ATGTCGCCCGAGTCCATCATCGCCCGATACCGCATCGAGACCTGTCTCCCGCTGGAACAGGTGGCCGAAACGATCGCGGGCGAGCAATCGTCGGGGACCTTCCTGCCGGTGCCCGGAGAGACCGAGGAACTCAAGGCACGGGCGCGGGCGCGGGTGCTGCGAATCGAACCGCTGGAGAGCGTCCCGGAACCCAGCCTGCCGGGCGGATGCCGTCCGTCCGGCGGCGCCGGTCCCGCAGGTTACCGGCGGGCGGTGCTGACCCTCGAGTTCCCCATCGGCAATCTGGGTCCGAACCTGCCGACCCTCCTGGCCACCGTGTGCGGCAATCTCTACGAGCTATCGGACCATTCCGGATGCAAGCTGCTCGACCTGGAGCTGCCCCCTTCATTTGGCGCCAAGTACCCGGGGCCGGCGTTCAGCATCGCAGGCACCCGTCGTCTGGCGGGTGTGGAGGGGCGCCCGATCCTGGGCACCATCGTGAAGCCCAGCGTGGGGCTGACCGCGGACCAGACCGCGTCGCTGGTTCGTCAGTTGGGGGAGGCGGGCATTGACTTCATCAAGGACGACGAGTTGCAGGCGGACGGTCCGCAATGCCCGCTTCGGGACCGGGTGCATGCCGTGATGCGGGTCATTCGTGAACTGGCGGACCGGACGGGGCGAAAGCTGATGTATGCCTTCAACATCACCGACGATCTGGACGCGATGTTCCGACACCAGGAGGCCGTGCAGTCCGCGGGCGGCACCTGTGTGATGGTGAGCCTGCACAGCGTGGGGCTGCCGGGGCTGCTGGAATTGCGGCGGCGGACGGCGCTGCCAATCCATGGTCACCGCAATGGTTGGGGCCTGTATTCCAGGCATCCGCTCCTGGGGGTTGAGTTTCCGGCCTGGCAGAAGCTTTGGCGTCTGGTGGGAGTCGACCACCTGCACGTCAACGGGCTGCGAAACAAGTTCTGGGAGCCGGACGACTCGGTGGTCCGAAGCCTCGTGGCCTGTCGCACACCGATGTTTCGTCCGGACGACACCGCCGTACCGGTGATCAGCTCGGGGCAATGGGGCGGCCAGGCGCCGGAGACCTACCGACGTTCGGGGACCACCGACCTGATGTACCTTGCAGGCGGAGGCATCATGGCGCATCCGATGGGCCCGGCTGCTGGTCTGCGGGCGCTCCGTCAGGCCTGGGAGGCGGCGGTGCAGGGCGTGGATCTCGTTGCTCATGCGGCGGCGCACCCGGAACTGGCGGCGAGTCTCGTGGCGTTTGGGGGTCGTGGATGA